One Bosea sp. 124 genomic window, AGGTCGAGCTTCCGGATGGGCTTCTGGCCGAAACGCTGCAGCAGCTCGATGACGATCCCCGCCGGCATCGCCTGCGCGTAGAGGAAGCCCTGGCCGAGGCGACACCCCGTGGACTGCAGCCACTCCGCCTGCGCTTGCGTCTCGATGCCCTCGGCGATGATCTTCATGCCCAGCCGGTGGGCGATGCCGACCATGGCCTCGACGATCACGCTGCTCCTCGTGCCGCTCCGGGCGGCTGCGACGAAGGAGCGGTCGATCTTGATGATGTCGACCGGGAAGTCGAGCAGATGGGTCAGCGAGGCGAAGCCGGTGCCGAAATCGTCGAGCGCCACGGGGATGCCGCGCTCGCGCAATGCGGTGATCGTGCGGGCGACGCCATCCTTGCGCCCGCCCATGAAGACCTGCTCGGTGATCTCGACGACGAGATGCCTCGGCGGGACCCGGACCCGCTCCAGCGCCTTGAGCACGCGCTGGACGAGGTCGCCCTTCTGGAAATCGGCGGAGGTCACGTTCAGGCCGACATGCTGGAAGTTGATGCCGGCGCGCTGCCACGCCGCCATGTCGGCAGCGATCGCGCCGAGCATCTGCCCGGTGATGCGATGGGCGACCTTCGGGTCGAGCATGGCCTCGTGGAACTCGCCGGCGCAGGCGATCCGCCCGTCGGGCATGCGCATGCGGGCAAGCGCCTCGAGGCCGACGATCTCGTCGGTGTCGAGGCGGATGACGGGTTGATAATGGGGGATGATGCGCCCGCCGGTCAGGGCCTCGTCGACGTCGCGCCTGACCTGGATGCGGCGTGTCATCGAGGTGCGAAGCCCGTCCTTGAAGCGGACATAGCCGCCCCGGCTGGTCTCCTTGGCGTGATACAGGGCGAAATCGGCATTCTGCCTCAAGGTGACGCTGTCCTCGCCATCCTCGCCCGCGAGGGCCGCACCGATCGTCACGCTCGGGACGATGCTGTTGCCGTCATGGTCGAGCGGGGTCGACATCGCCGCGAGGATCGCAGACGCGACGGAGCGCATCTGGGCCGCCTGGGTGCAGTCCGGCAGAAGCACCGCGAATTCGTCGCCGCCGATCCGGCAGGCGGTGGCATCGCCGACCACCGCCTGGAGCCTCGCCCCCACGGTCTCGATCAGCGCGTCCCCGGCGGCATGCCCCATGGTGTCGTTGATCGCCTTGAGATGGTCGATGTCGATCAGCATCAGGCCGAAATCGTGCGGCGGCTCGGCGGTCATCCGCATGATCGCGTCGTTGAAGCTCACCCGGTTCGGCAGGCCGGTCAGCGTGTCGTAATAGGCGAGCCGGTGGTTGCGCGACCGGACCTCCTCATGCTCGATCGCGATGGCGCAGAGATGGACGCAGGTGGCGACGATCTGCCGTTCGAGATCGTTGGGGCCGCGCTGGCGGTTGTAGTAGAAGGCGAAGGTGCCGACGACGCGGCCGTCCCGTGCCTTGATCGGGCTCGACCAGCAGGCGCGCAGGCCGAGCGGCAGGACGAGGTTTTCGAGACCCTCCCAGAGAGGATCCGTCGCGATATCGGTGACGCAGACGGGCTCGCCGCGATAGATGGCCGTACCGCAGGAGCCGACGCGCGGCCCGACGGGCACGCCGCTGACGCTGGCGGCGTAATGCGCGGGCAGGCTGGGTGCGGCCAGCGGCTGCAGGCAGCCCTGTGCATCGACGCTCACGACCGAACAGATCACGCCGGGGGCGATGGCTTCCACGCGCCGGCAGAGCCGGTCCATGATGGCGACGAGAACCTCCCCACGCGCGACCGCCTCCAGAATCTCGTTCTGAAGGGCCTGC contains:
- a CDS encoding EAL domain-containing protein; amino-acid sequence: MRESGSAEHLQALQNEILEAVARGEVLVAIMDRLCRRVEAIAPGVICSVVSVDAQGCLQPLAAPSLPAHYAASVSGVPVGPRVGSCGTAIYRGEPVCVTDIATDPLWEGLENLVLPLGLRACWSSPIKARDGRVVGTFAFYYNRQRGPNDLERQIVATCVHLCAIAIEHEEVRSRNHRLAYYDTLTGLPNRVSFNDAIMRMTAEPPHDFGLMLIDIDHLKAINDTMGHAAGDALIETVGARLQAVVGDATACRIGGDEFAVLLPDCTQAAQMRSVASAILAAMSTPLDHDGNSIVPSVTIGAALAGEDGEDSVTLRQNADFALYHAKETSRGGYVRFKDGLRTSMTRRIQVRRDVDEALTGGRIIPHYQPVIRLDTDEIVGLEALARMRMPDGRIACAGEFHEAMLDPKVAHRITGQMLGAIAADMAAWQRAGINFQHVGLNVTSADFQKGDLVQRVLKALERVRVPPRHLVVEITEQVFMGGRKDGVARTITALRERGIPVALDDFGTGFASLTHLLDFPVDIIKIDRSFVAAARSGTRSSVIVEAMVGIAHRLGMKIIAEGIETQAQAEWLQSTGCRLGQGFLYAQAMPAGIVIELLQRFGQKPIRKLDLEPDSRAGVIATAA